One segment of Rhodanobacter thiooxydans DNA contains the following:
- a CDS encoding IS4 family transposase, with the protein MHTNCRSSRPQRCRIRQRSQTIHSYDFFNALTDPDLLDVVDQQLPAHRERLFPPTTTLSLFMAQTLNADASCQATMDRHVVERIANDLPPCSTATGAYCKARHRLPLAMVRSLLQHTGAWLMGESATAWRWQGRAVKLVDGTTVTMPDTVDNQWRYPQPHTQKPGLGFPVARVVALLCLGTGAVLDTALGPQAGKEGSEHALFHTLLPNITEGDILLADRYYCSYAMIALLRARGADVVFQQHQRRHTDFRKGQQLATLDHVMVWNKPAMKPNWLSQEDFDELPETMPLREVRVGSKVLVSTLLSPDQVSAQGLKALYAQRWNIELDLRNIKTTLGLDRLACKTPSMNEKQWCVGLLAYNLIRWLMLRSAKLADVLPRQLSFKHSVQLWLAWSQRGMPSGEAQIECLLVLIAQRRVGRRPGRIEPRAVKRRPKPLPLLTQPRAIAREKIRRFGHPKRLK; encoded by the coding sequence ATGCACACTAATTGTCGATCGAGCCGACCGCAACGCTGCCGAATCCGGCAGCGCTCGCAGACGATCCACTCCTACGATTTCTTCAACGCGCTGACCGATCCTGATCTGCTGGATGTCGTCGACCAACAGTTGCCCGCCCATCGTGAACGGCTGTTCCCGCCGACGACCACGTTGTCGCTATTCATGGCGCAGACCTTGAACGCGGACGCGTCGTGCCAGGCGACGATGGATCGCCATGTCGTGGAGCGGATCGCCAACGACCTGCCACCGTGCAGCACGGCCACGGGTGCGTATTGCAAGGCGCGACACCGTTTGCCGTTGGCCATGGTGCGTTCGTTGCTGCAGCACACGGGCGCGTGGCTCATGGGCGAAAGTGCCACCGCGTGGCGATGGCAAGGACGCGCCGTGAAACTGGTGGACGGCACGACCGTCACGATGCCCGATACCGTCGACAACCAGTGGCGTTATCCGCAACCGCACACTCAGAAACCCGGCTTGGGATTCCCTGTCGCTCGGGTGGTCGCGTTGCTGTGCCTGGGCACCGGCGCGGTACTGGATACCGCGCTGGGGCCGCAGGCCGGAAAGGAGGGGAGCGAGCACGCGTTGTTCCACACGTTGCTGCCCAACATCACCGAGGGCGACATCCTGCTTGCCGATCGGTACTACTGCTCCTACGCCATGATTGCCCTGTTGCGGGCGCGCGGTGCCGATGTGGTGTTCCAACAACACCAGCGACGGCACACCGACTTTCGCAAAGGCCAGCAACTCGCCACGCTCGATCACGTGATGGTGTGGAACAAGCCCGCCATGAAGCCGAACTGGCTCAGCCAGGAAGACTTCGATGAGCTACCTGAAACCATGCCGCTTCGCGAAGTCCGCGTCGGTTCCAAAGTGCTGGTCAGCACCTTGCTGTCCCCCGATCAGGTCAGTGCGCAAGGCCTGAAAGCGTTGTATGCCCAGCGCTGGAACATCGAACTGGACTTGCGCAACATCAAGACTACCTTGGGCCTGGATCGACTGGCCTGCAAGACGCCCTCGATGAATGAAAAGCAGTGGTGTGTCGGCCTGCTTGCCTACAACCTTATCCGGTGGTTGATGCTGCGCTCAGCCAAGCTGGCGGACGTCCTGCCGCGCCAACTGAGCTTCAAACACAGCGTGCAACTCTGGCTGGCATGGAGCCAGCGCGGCATGCCTTCGGGCGAAGCACAGATCGAATGCTTGCTGGTTCTCATCGCACAGCGCCGCGTCGGCCGAAGGCCCGGACGCATCGAACCGCGAGCCGTCAAACGAAGACCCAAACCGTTGCCACTCCTCACTCAACCACGTGCCATCGCTCGCGAAAAAATACGGCGATTTGGCCATCCAAAGAGGCTTAAGTAA
- a CDS encoding transposase has product MPRRPRLQLAGTPLHVTQRGVNRCAIFVDDLDRSRFYELLCETMTEHDIAVHAYVFMGNHVHLLLTPVDRDAVSRAMRNVGQCYVQAFNKRHRRSGTLWQGRFKSCLVDTDRYLMTVYRYIELNPVRAAMVALPEQYRWSSVHANLDLSGDRLVNPHPVFLAQDRDPQTRAACYRAWLREGVGEDELTSIRAHLEQERALGDAKFQAMIEKALGRPAHVRNRGRPRRADRPLDEA; this is encoded by the coding sequence ATGCCACGTCGCCCGCGCCTCCAGCTTGCAGGCACTCCCCTTCACGTTACCCAGCGCGGCGTCAATCGCTGCGCGATCTTCGTCGACGACCTCGATCGCAGCCGCTTCTACGAGCTTCTGTGCGAGACGATGACCGAGCACGATATCGCCGTGCACGCCTACGTCTTCATGGGCAATCATGTGCATCTGCTGTTGACGCCTGTCGACAGGGACGCCGTGTCGCGCGCGATGCGCAACGTCGGCCAGTGCTACGTGCAGGCGTTCAACAAACGCCATCGGCGATCCGGCACGCTCTGGCAAGGGCGCTTCAAATCCTGCCTGGTCGATACCGACCGCTACCTGATGACCGTCTACCGCTATATCGAGCTCAACCCGGTACGCGCGGCCATGGTCGCGCTGCCCGAGCAGTACCGCTGGTCAAGCGTGCACGCAAACCTGGACTTGTCAGGGGACCGGTTGGTGAACCCTCACCCGGTCTTCCTGGCGCAGGATCGTGATCCTCAGACGCGCGCGGCGTGCTACCGGGCCTGGTTGCGTGAGGGTGTCGGCGAAGACGAACTGACGAGCATCCGCGCGCACCTCGAACAAGAGCGTGCGCTGGGCGACGCGAAGTTCCAGGCGATGATCGAAAAGGCCCTGGGCCGCCCGGCCCACGTACGGAACCGCGGTCGGCCGCGACGCGCAGACCGCCCGCTGGACGAGGCTTAA
- a CDS encoding GGDEF domain-containing protein: protein MTQAQDPDERYVRIAVMIMLVLTLFASACATLIHWLAPIHRMLDLVIPPAICVLSVGLITTLVRRPDWMLGIVRIDLLAAGVALAAPAWLYTLQATLTPGVQLIDILPPVSSLFVVFLIMLMIFLPGRLAFLMAALSWVLIALPVLVYLLLHGQEMWSPRGRDLLMAYGPASIMVVVLLPVQRALVGKIRRLALERDRMEVMLRRDPLTGVQSRLLGEQMLRQVLSERIPAGVIMLDLDKFKAINDTHGHPMGDKVLQAVADACQGLLRAGKTISRWGGEEFLVIVPNVDAPGLQRVAERLRLAIADLSVAPVGQVTASLGATLLQSWDNQETVLQRADQALYRAKEQGGNRVVAAPAPIAAGTTPQKTGSGSPTTV, encoded by the coding sequence ATGACGCAAGCGCAAGACCCCGACGAACGTTACGTCCGCATCGCGGTCATGATCATGCTGGTGTTGACGTTGTTCGCCAGCGCCTGCGCCACCCTGATCCATTGGCTTGCGCCCATCCATCGCATGCTGGATCTGGTCATTCCTCCAGCCATCTGCGTCCTCAGTGTCGGTCTGATCACGACCCTGGTGCGACGTCCGGATTGGATGCTCGGCATCGTGCGGATCGACCTGCTGGCCGCGGGCGTCGCCCTCGCGGCGCCGGCGTGGCTCTACACGTTGCAGGCGACCCTGACGCCCGGCGTGCAGTTGATCGACATCCTGCCGCCCGTGTCTTCGTTGTTCGTGGTGTTCCTGATCATGCTGATGATCTTCCTCCCCGGCCGGCTGGCTTTTCTCATGGCAGCCCTGAGCTGGGTGCTGATCGCGCTGCCGGTGCTGGTCTACCTGCTGTTGCATGGGCAGGAAATGTGGTCGCCGCGGGGCCGGGATCTGCTGATGGCGTATGGTCCGGCGAGCATCATGGTCGTCGTCCTGCTGCCTGTGCAGCGGGCGCTGGTCGGCAAGATCAGGCGACTGGCCCTGGAACGGGACCGGATGGAGGTCATGCTTCGCCGGGATCCGCTGACGGGCGTGCAGAGCCGCCTGCTCGGCGAGCAGATGTTGCGTCAGGTGCTGAGCGAACGGATCCCTGCCGGCGTGATCATGCTGGACTTGGACAAGTTCAAGGCGATCAACGACACGCACGGCCATCCGATGGGCGACAAGGTGCTGCAGGCGGTGGCCGACGCTTGCCAGGGGCTGCTGCGCGCGGGCAAAACCATCTCGCGCTGGGGTGGCGAAGAATTCCTGGTGATCGTGCCGAACGTCGATGCGCCCGGCTTGCAGAGGGTGGCCGAACGCCTGCGGTTGGCGATCGCCGACTTGTCCGTCGCGCCTGTCGGGCAGGTAACCGCATCGCTTGGGGCCACGTTGCTCCAGAGCTGGGACAACCAGGAAACCGTGCTGCAACGTGCGGACCAGGCGCTCTACCGCGCCAAGGAGCAGGGCGGAAACCGGGTGGTGGCCGCTCCGGCGCCAATCGCGGCAGGTACGACGCCGCAAAAAACGGGGTCAGGTTCACCTACAACCGTTTGA